A single region of the Capra hircus breed San Clemente chromosome X unlocalized genomic scaffold, ASM170441v1, whole genome shotgun sequence genome encodes:
- the SHROOM2 gene encoding protein Shroom2 isoform X4: MDTSRSPSPQFAPQKLTDKPPLLIQDENTARIERVMDNNTTVKMVPIKIVHSESQPEKESRQALARIPEPPPLPRGLEWDQIKTLSTSEQSYSRFCPYSRQSAEPQPPAGAPGLPAKEGRASPPALSYVKAKDRTAADLKSEELAREIAGRDKSLADILDPGVRVRTTMDLMEGIFPRDEHLLEGTQQRRKLLPKAPSPRTVEERREETSLLAATPLATNSAYYSTSAPKAELLIKMKDLQEQQEPEEDSGSDLDHDLSVKKQELIESLGRKLQVLREARESLLEDVQANSTLGDEVEALVKAVCKPNEFDKFRMFIGDLDKVVNLLLSLSGRLARVENALNNLDDSTPPGDRQSLLEKQRILIQQHEDARELKENLDRREGIVFDILASYLGPESLADYEHFVRMKSALIVEQRELEDKIHLGEEQLKCLLDSLQPERGK; the protein is encoded by the exons ATGGACACTTCGCGCTCGCCGTCGCCGCAGTTCGCACCGCAGAAGCTGACGGACAAGCCCCCGCTGCTCATCCAGGACGAGAACACCGCCAG AATCGAGCGGGTGATGGACAACAACACCACGGTGAAGATGGTGCCCATCAAAATAGTGCATTCGGAGAGCCAGCCGGAGAAGGAGAGCCGCCAGGCACTGGCCCGCATTCCCGAGCCACCTCCACTGCCCCGGGGCCTCGAGTGGGACCAGATCAAGACGCTCAGCACGTCTGAGCAGTCCTACTCGCGCTTCTGCCCCTACAGCCGCCAGAGTGCCGAGCCCCAGCCCCCTGCCGGCGCCCCGGGGCTCCCTGCCAAGGAAGGCCGGGCCTCCCCTCCCGCGCTTAGCTACGTGAAGGCCAAAGACAGGACCGCCGCCGACCTCAAGTCGGAGGAGCTGGCCCGTGAGATTGCAGGCAGGGATAAGTCGTTGGCGGACATCCTGGACCCCGGCGTGAGGGTGAGAACCACCATGGACCTCATGGAGGGCATCTTCCCCAGAGATGAGCACCTCCTGGAAGGCACGCAGCAACGGAGGAAGCTGCTGCCCAAGGCGCCCTCGCCCAGGACGGTGGAGGAGAG GAGGGAGGAGACCAGCTTGCTGGCAGCCACACCCTTGGCCACCAACTCCGCCTACTACAGCACGTCGGCCCCCAAGGCGGAGCTGCTGATAAAGATGAAGGACctgcaggagcagcaggagcCAGAGGAGGATTCGGGCAGTGACTTGGACCACGACCTGTCAGTCAAAAAG CAGGAGCTCATTGAGAGCCTTGGCCGCAAGCTGCAGGTGCTGCGGGAGGCGCGGGAGAGCCTGCTGGAGGACGTGCAGGCCAACAGCACGCTGGGCGACGAAGTGGAGGCCCTGGTCAAGGCCGTGTGCAAGCCCAATGAGTTTGACAAGTTCCGCATGTTCATCGGGGACCTTGACAAGGTGGTGAACCTTCTGCTGTCGCTGTCTGGCCGCCTGGCCCGTGTGGAGAACGCCCTCAATAACCTGGACGACAGCACGCCTCCGGGCGATCGG CAATCCCTGCTCGAGAAGCAGCGCATCCTGATCCAGCAGCACGAGGACGCCAGGGAGCTGAAGGAGAACCTGGACCGCCGGGAGGGCATCGTCTTCGACATCCTGGCCAGCTACCTGGGCCCcgagagcctggcggactacgaGCACTTTGTCAGGATGAAGTCGGCGCTCATCGTCGAACAGCGCGAGCTGGAAGACAAAATACACTTGGGTGAGGAGCAGCTGAAGTGCTTGTTGGACAGCCTGCAGCCCGAAAGAGGCAAATGA